In one Accipiter gentilis chromosome 4, bAccGen1.1, whole genome shotgun sequence genomic region, the following are encoded:
- the GJC2 gene encoding gap junction gamma-2 protein — MTNMSWSFLTRLLEEIHNHSTFVGKVWLTVLIVFRIVLTAVGGESIYSDEQSKFTCNTKQPGCDNVCYDAFAPLSHVRFWVFQIIMISTPSVMYLGYAIHRIARSAEEEKKFKGFKKKKQFALNWQAVRNMEDPMEADEEEPMISDDTAEHEKAKAKPKSKEQQKHDGRRRIQQEGLMKIYVFQLLTRASFEVCFLIGQYLLYGFEVEAYYVCNRVPCPHTVDCFVSRPTEKTIFLLVMYVVSCLCLLLNMCEMFHLGFGTIRDAIRNRKINSFRQPPYNYAYAKNISCPPEYNLVVKSEKSTKIPNSLMAHEQNLANVAQEQQCTSPDENLPADLSTLHKHLRVAQEQLDIAFQSYSSTQGNTQPSRTSSPASGGTVVEQNRANTAQEKQGAKPKASLEKGSSSSKDGKTSVWI; from the coding sequence ATGACCAACATGAGCTGGAGCTTTCTCACCCGCCTGCTAGAAGAGATTCACAATCACTCCACCTTCGTGGGGAAGGTCTGGCTCACCGTGCTCATCGTCTTCCGCATTGTCTTGACAGCGGTGGGGGGGGAGTCCATCTACTCCGATGAGCAGAGCAAGTTCACCTGTAACACCAAACAGCCCGGCTGCGACAACGTCTGTTACGATGCCTTTGCGCCGCTGTCACACGTCAGGTTCTGGGTCTTCCAGATCATCATGATATCCACCCCTTCGGTCATGTACCTGGGCTATGCCATCCACAGGATCGCCCGGTCAGCGGAGGAGGAGAAGAAGTTCAAGGGATTCAAGAAGAAGAAGCAGTTTGCTTTGAACTGGCAGGCAGTGCGCAACATGGAGGACCCGATGGAAGCTGACGAAGAGGAGCCCATGATCTCTGATGACACGGCAGAACACGAGAAAGCCAAAGCCAAGCCCAAGAGCAAAGAGCAACAAAAGCACGATGGGAGGAGGCGCATCCAGCAAGAAGGATTGATGAAAATCTATGTCTTCCAGCTACTCACCCGAGCTTCGTTTGAAGTTTGCTTTTTGATAGGGCAGTACTTGCTCTACGGTTTTGAGGTAGAAGCCTATTATGTCTGCAACAGAGTCCCTTGCCCTCACACCGTGGACTGCTTTGTGTCCCGGCCAACAGAGAAGACCATCTTTCTCCTGGTGATGTATGTCGTGAGCTGCCTGTGCTTATTGCTGAACATGTGTGAGATGTTTCACCTGGGGTTTGGGACCATCCGAGATGCCATTCGCAACCGGAAAATCAACAGCTTTAGGCAGCCTCCCTACAACTATGCCTACGCAAAgaacatctcctgccctcctgagTACAACCTGGTAGTGAAATCAGAGAAGTCCACCAAGATCCCCAACAGCCTGATGGCTCACGAGCAGAACTTGGCTAACGTCGCTCAGGAACAGCAATGCACCAGCCCGGACGAGAACCTCCCAGCAGACTTGTCCACCCTTCACAAACACTTGCGAGTGGCCCAGGAGCAGTTAGACATAGCATTTCAGAGCTACAGCAGCACCCAGGGCAACACGCAACCTTCTCGAACCAGCAGTCCCGCCTCGGGTGGCACAGTGGTCGAGCAGAACAGGGCCAACACCGCCCAGGAGAAACAAGGTGCTAAACCCAAGGCCAGCTTGGAGAAAGGGAGCTCAAGCAGTAAAGATGGAAAGACGTCTGTATGGATATAG